One stretch of Plodia interpunctella isolate USDA-ARS_2022_Savannah chromosome 10, ilPloInte3.2, whole genome shotgun sequence DNA includes these proteins:
- the LOC128672946 gene encoding uncharacterized protein LOC128672946: MASPKSKMSDLYTDYLQTYHPQLLEEHSDSSDFDNLTDVDEDFIDIRNIKKNKLLLNKALLRKVKLKRSAANHENFNCRREKKHKEKKVQVVDRTRRINGTDTDSVERLYKSYEKKNIETNDESSSEINIKKKVTRSTKVARRPNYNNNKDLSDTKKKHITNEQTDNACQVYSVMCDNSSVRFKKKNLSIEEPIQEEEEQDAHFNTKKTVNYSWPRHILHSIKESDTNPFETLETYSSISSEIDNVTLDNKSYVEKRFSPYKNNASRYSNEKEIKNKSEISYKKKQNYQVFSAPQNANKGVCTSFVTENPKSDIMPARSSVFWDYVANKIQRKSHHEEDTCSRPCNCSKDLKLIATIEESSDGTDHYVCLGGCKDNRKSSTPKKSESCDDLDKYMCLGGCKDHQKPPTLKKIEPSRDFECLGGCRDNRKPPAPVRSESFDGLDKYECHAGCKGLGKPAISIKTESSHGQAKYQPSPSKDNRKSSKSKKATCACPPQLPEYFEESCEQDYYENIETDDIPEDTAPCQHDHDLVAKALSQKYNGEILCIHNPPCVLVNGCLNVPKKESTNPTWFVTQDMKPSYYQNSNTQDTHMKNHQRQSKYINIMQYYNEEDRIEKEMQSVCQHYPPCKFVRQCYKPKHPPKLDHCCVHVPMCRKIPQCILETGDYKYDYSSCSHKPKCFDLPLCARELVLYGEVANVESEVKKPVELVCYHHPQCIKIPRCLGRMLCETHLASNAIPDCTHDPPCEQIPACYRRSPKMVSTYSQYPAPCRIV; the protein is encoded by the coding sequence ATGGCGTCACCAAAGTCTAAGATGAGCGACCTCTATACAGATTACCTGCAAACATACCACCCCCAGCTCTTGGAAGAGCACTCCGACAGCTCTGACTTCGATAACCTCACAGACGTAGATGAAGATTTTATAGACATAcgaaatataaagaaaaacaaactacTGCTAAACAAGGCATTACTCAGAAAAGTCAAGCTGAAACGTAGTGCCGCAAATCATGAAAACTTTAACTGTAGACGTGAGAAGAAACATAAGGAGAAAAAAGTTCAAGTTGTAGATAGGACACGTAGAATTAATGGAACAGATACAGATAGTGTGGAAAGATTGTATAAGtcgtatgaaaaaaaaaatatcgagaCAAATGATGAGTCATCGAgtgagataaatataaaaaagaaagtaacaCGTTCCACCAAAGTCGCGAGACGCccgaattataataataataaagacttgtcagatactaaaaaaaaacatataacaaaTGAACAAACAGATAACGCATGTCAAGTTTATAGTGTTATGTGTGATAATTCTAGTGTAAGATTTAAGAAAAAGAATCTCAGCATTGAGGAACCTattcaagaagaagaagaacaagATGCAcatttcaatacaaaaaaaacggTTAATTATTCTTGGCCACGTCATATTCTTCATTCAATTAAAGAATCAGATACCAATCCTTTTGAAACTTTAGAAACGTATTCCTCAATATCTAGTGAAATTGATAATGTAACATTAGATAATAAATCTTATGTTGAAAAACGTTTTAgtccatataaaaataatgcttcGAGGTATagtaatgaaaaagaaataaaaaataagtcggAAATAAGTTACAAAAAGAAGCAAAATTATCAAGTATTTTCTGCACCGCAAAATGCAAACAAAGGTGTTTGTACTTCCTTTGTTACTGAAAATCCTAAAAGTGATATCATGCCAGCCAGGTCCTCTGTGTTTTGGGATTATGTGGCAAATAAAATTCAGCGCAAATCTCATCATGAAGAAGATACATGCTCGAGACCATGTAATTGTTCAAAAGATTTGAAACTCATAGCAACCATTGAGGAATCTTCTGATGGTACAGATCACTACGTATGTCTTGGTGGTTGTAAAGACAATCGAAAATCATCAACACCTAAAAAGTCCGAATCTTGCGATGATCTGGATAAATACATGTGCCTAGGTGGTTGTAAGGACCATCAAAAACCACCTACGCTCAAAAAGATAGAACCTTCCCGTGACTTCGAGTGCCTTGGTGGTTGTAGGGACAATCGAAAACCACCAGCACCGGTAAGGTCTGAATCATTTGATGGTCTGGATAAATACGAGTGCCATGCTGGTTGTAAAGGCCTTGGTAAACCAGCAATATCTATAAAGACGGAATCTTCCCATGGCCAGGCTAAATACCAGCCATCTCCTAGTAAAGACAACcgaaaatcatcaaaatctaaaaaagCGACATGCGCATGTCCGCCCCAACTTCCAGAGTATTTTGAAGAATCGTGTGAGcaggattattatgaaaatatagaaacagATGACATTCCAGaagatactgcaccatgccaACACGACCACGATTTAGTGGCTAAAGCTTTATCTCAAAAGTATAACGGTGAAATCCTTTGCATCCACAACCCACCTTGTGTGCTTGTCAACGGTTGTCTCAACGTACCCAAAAAAGAGAGTACAAACCCTACATGGTTTGTAACTCAAGACATGAAGCCTagttattatcaaaatagtaACACACAAGACACCCACATGAAAAATCATCAACGGCAATCAAagtatatcaatataatgcaatattataaCGAAGAAGATagaattgaaaaagaaatgcaGAGCGTTTGTCAACATTACCCTCCGTGCAAGTTCGTGAGGCAATGTTACAAGCCGAAGCACCCACCAAAATTGGATCATTGCTGTGTGCACGTGCCGATGTGTAGAAAAATACCGCAGTGCATTCTAGAGACAGGTGACTACAAATACGACTACAGTTCTTGTAGTCATAAGCCGAAATGCTTTGATTTGCCGCTTTGCGCAAGGGAATTGGTGTTATATGGTGAAGTCGCAAATGTCGAGAGTGAAGTAAAGAAGCCCGTTGAATTGGTGTGTTATCATCACCCTCAATGCATCAAGATCCCGCGATGTCTGGGTCGTATGTTGTGTGAAACCCATTTGGCTTCCAATGCTATACCTGATTGTACCCATGATCCACCCTGTGAACAAATACCTGCGTGTTACAGACGGTCGCCAAAAATGGTATCCACATATTCACAGTACCCCGCACCTTGCAGGATTGTTTAG